From Candidatus Methylomirabilota bacterium:
TCGACAGCTCCGAGAGTCCAGTCCACGGGGCGCAAGAGCAGTCCACCTACAATGGCCATTTCGAGTCCGTCTGCTACCATCCCCTGTTCGTCTTCAACCCGGACGGCGACTGCCTCGCTGCCAAGCTCCGGCCGGGCAACGTCCCCAGTGCGCACGGGTGGGACGACGTGCTCCTCCCCATCATTGACCGGTACCACACGCACGGCCAGACCGTCGTCGTCCGCGCGGACGCAGCGTTCGCCTTGCCCGCCCTCTATGAGGCGCTGGAACGCCGCGGGGTGAAGTACGCGATCCGCCTGCCGGCCAATGACGTGCTCGAGCGCGCATCGAGGATCTGCTCACGCGGCCCCGCGGCCGACCGAGCCACGCGCCGCTGGTCCGCTATCGGAGCTTCGAGTATCAGGCGGCGTCGTGGGACCGGCCGCGGCGCGTGATCGCCAAGATCGAGCATCACGTCGGCGAACTGTTTCCCCGGGTGGGCTTCATCGTCACGACGCTCACGGGGACGAACCGGGCGGTCGTCCGCTTCTACAACCAGCGCGGGACGGCGGAGTAGTGGATCAAGAAGGGTAAGGAAGCCCTCCACTGGACCCGGCTCTCCTGTCACCGGTTCCGGGCCAACGAGGTCCGCCTGCTCCTCGGCGTGATCGGCTACAACCTCGGCAATCTGCTCCGCCGGCTGGTCTTGCCGCTCGCCATCCAGAGTTGGTCCCTGACGAGCCTGCAGCAACGGCTCTTCAAGACCGGTGGCCGCCTCATTCGGCATGCCCGATACTTCGTCCTGCAGCTGGCCGAGAGCTACTTGACATCGACGCTCTTTCGGCAAATCCTTGGGCGCATCGCGCGACTCGGGTGGCACCCGACGTGATCGGGCGGACGGCTCAGACGGGGAGCCGGATCGGCGCCGGCGGGGGTGTCCCTCCGGTGGGTGGTCACGGGCAGCGAGTGTTCCGAGGATGGGGGATCGGCGCGCAGGCGCCCCGAGAACGACCCGTGTCACCCGTTGCGGAGGCCCTGCAATGGTGGATCGAGCGTTCCGTCGCCACTCGGCAGTGGGAGACCAAGGGGAAAATCAGTCCATATCGCAAATCCCAGTTAAAACCACGAATGGAGACGATCATGCTGTGGGTTAAAACGTTCCGGCTGGCCGTCATCATCGTGATCATCGGTGGCCTCCTCATGCCAGCGCGTGCTGCCGAGTCGCCGCAGACGCGTCAACTGCGTGTGAATGGCGCCGACCTCTCCTACCTCGACGAGGGTACGGGCGCTCCAGTCGTCTTTGTGCACGGCAGCTTCGCCGACCTGCGCTTCTGGGAGCCGCAACGCCAAGCGATTGCGCAGCAGTACCGCTTCATTGCTTACACGCGGCGGTATCACGGCACGACCCCGTGGGCCGACGAAGGGGGAAACTATTCTGCAGCGACTCATGCCGCGGATCTTACCGCCTTCATTCGTCAGTTGAACGGCGGCACGGTCCACCTCGTCGCGCTCTCCTATGGCGGGCTTCTTGCCACCTTGGTGGCGTCGGAACACCCAGAACTCCTGCGCAGCGTCACGTTAGCGGAACCCATAATTGGAGCGCTCTTGGCAAACACCCCGGAAGGCAAGTCTGCGCTCGCCGACCAGGGTAAAACGGTGGCCGCGGTCGCCGGGGCAGTCAAGGCTGGAGATTCCGTACAGGCCAGCAAGCTGTTCTTTGAGGCGGCGAACAACCAAGGCGCCGGCGCCCTCGAAAAGCAGCCAGAGGCTATACGTCGGATGATCCTGGATAACGCCAGGACAGTCCCACTGATGATAGCCGCGCCTGCGGCGCCAGCGGTCTCCTGCGCCAGCCTTGGCGGCGTGAAGGTGCCGACCTTCGTCGTGGGTGGGGAGCAGACCGCGCGATTTTATTCTCTGATCAACGAGGAAGTCGTGCGGTGCACGCCCGGCAGCCGCATGGTGAGGATTCCCCACGCCACGCACTGGATGTCCATGCAGAATCCAGCGGCATTCAACGAGGCGCTATTGCAGTTCCTGGCGCAGCATTGAGCCGCAAAACGGCGCTTAATCCAGATGTGGAATTAAAGAAGAAGGTAGTTGATCGTGGAACAAAATTCGGCAATTCCCAGGTGCCACTCTCTTGAGCCAGGGCGGCGCTTGGCGCGGCCAGTAGAAGCAACGCAGCGATCAACAACGCCAATCCGCCATTAAAGGAGGAGTGTGATGGCTGTCTCCGTAGGGTTCATCGGTGTCGGGAACATGGGCAATCCGATGGCGGGCAACGTGTTGAAGGCTCTCTTCCCGATGACGGTCTTCGACACAAACCCCAAGGCGATGGAGAACCTTGTCGAGGCCGGAGCCCGTCGAGCCGGCTCGGCGCGCGAGGTCGTCGACCAGTCCGAGATCGTGCTGACCTCGCTGCCGGCCTCCCCCGATGTGGAAGCGATGTATCTCGAGCCCGGCGGCTTGGTGGAGCGCGCCAAGCCCGGGACGATCCTCATCGACCTGAGCAGCGTCCTGCCCTCGACGCCGCGGAAGATCGAGCCCCGCGCGAAAGCTCGCGGCGTGTACTTCCTCGAAGCGCCGGTGAGCGGCGGCGTGAGCGGTGCGCGGGCGGCCACGCTGGCGATCATGGTCGGCGGCGACGCGGAGCCCCTGGCGCGCGCCCAGCCGGTCTTGCGCGCCATCGGCCCGAACATCTTCCACGTCGGACCTGTCGGCGCCGGCAACACCATGAAGGCGATCAACAACATGATGGCCTGCGTCAACGGCGTCGCGATGATGGAAGGCCTCGTGCTCGGCGTGAAGGCGGGCCTCGACCCGATGACGATCTACGAGGTGGTCAAGGCGAGCAGCGGGGGCAGCAAGGCGCTCGAGCGCATCCCGCGCGCGTTGATCCCGAGAAATTTCGAGCCGGGCTTCAAGGTGGCGCTGATGAACAAGGATCTCGAAACGTTCAACACCATCGCCAAGGAGCTCCACGTGCCGGTCAGCTTCTCGAACGTCGCCCAGCGCTACCAGCAGGCGGCAATGGCAGCCGGGCTGGCCGAACAGGACACCAGCGTGGTCTTGACGATCATCGAACGACTGGCGGTCGCGCAGGTCCCCCGTGGCGAGCCACCGAAGGAATAGCGCTCTCGACCACATCGTGCTGGCGCTCAGCCTCGTGGCGGGAGTAGAATCGCCGGCACCCAGGTGGGCGCGGCCGGACAACGCGGGATAGCCAGGAGGGCGTGATGAAAGACGGGCTCAGGTTCGTGGACTGCGACATGCACATCATGGAGCCGCCCGATCTCTTCGAGAAGTACCTCGACCCCACGTTCCGGAGCCGCGTGAGCCTGCCGATCGGCGCCGACGGCCGTCCCAAGCGCGGCACGATCGTCATCGACGGCCTGCCGACGACGATGGACGCCGAGCTCCAGCAGCACCGCAAGCGGCGCCAGCCGGGCCCGAGCCACAGCACGCAGCCGCTCTCGGGCTCGCGCGCGTATGGCGACACCGGGCCCCTCGACTTCGCGATCAAGCGCGACTACGACCCCGTGGCGCAGCTGATCGGCATGGAGATGGAGGGTGTGGACATCGCCGTCCTCTACCCGACCACGGGGCTGAGCCTGCTGGCCCGTGACAACATGGACCCCCAACTCTCGCTCGCGCTCTGCCAGGCCTACAACAACTGGATCCACGAGTTCTGCCGCCACAGCCCCGACCGGCTCAAGTTCGTCGCCATGCTGCCGCCCCACGAGGTGCACCTGGCCTGCGCGGAGCTCCTGCGCTGCGTGCGCGAGCTGGGCGCCGTGGGCTCGTTCGTCCGCCCGAACCTCGTCAACGGGCACTACTGGCACTCCAACTACTGGGACCCGCTCTACTCCATGCACGAGGCGCTGGACGTCACCTGGGGCTTCCACGAGGGCACTGGCGCCTGGTACTCGCACATGAACGTGCTCTACGGCGAGAACCGCTTCTACCGCCACGTCGCCAGCCACTGGATCGAGATGCAGCAGGCGCTGATCGCCATGATCGTGGGCGGCGTCTTCGAGTTCCACCCCAAGCTCCGCGTGGGCTTCCTCGAGGCGCAAAATTCCTGGGTGCCGGGTCTCCTGTCGCGCATCGAGTGGGACTATCCGCAGTACCGGGACTCCCACGCCCCGTACCTCGCGCTCACGCCGAAGGAGTACTTCCGGCGCAACTGCTGGGCCGCCGTCGAGGGGAGCGAGCCGGAGATCGAAGCCACGGCGGGGCTGATCGGCGGCGATCGCATGTGCGTCTCGACCGACTACCCGCACTTCGATTCCAACTTCCCGAACGTGTCGAGCAATGTGCTGAGCCGCGTGCCGCGGGAGATCGCCGCGCAGATCCTGCTGGGAGGCGCGGGCCTCTACGCCTTCACCGAGGCCCACTTCGCCAAGGCCGACGCGGCGGCGAAGCGCGCGCCGGCGGCCGTCCCCGTCGGAGCCTAGAGCAGCAGATCGGCGACGAGTAGGATGGGCCGGGAGGAATGGCCAGCCAGGTAGTCGCCGGGCTGGAACACGGCGCGATCCACGAGCCGCTCGTATTCCACCCGTGCCCAACGCTTGGTCGGAACCGGCGTCGCATCCGTGTCGGTCAGGCGAAGCCCCAACGGCGCCGTTCCGGCTCTTGACGTCTAAACGTCAAAACGCTAGAATGTTCGCATGACCAATCCAAAACGCGCGACCGTGTATTTTGATGCGGATATTCACCGGGCCCTGCGGCTCAGGGCGGCGGCGTCCGATCAGTCCATCTCGGACATGGTGAACGAGGCCGTGAAGTTGACCTTGGCGGAGGACGCGGAAGATCTGGCGGCGTTTGGCGAGCGCAAGCGGGAGCCGAATCTCGACTTCGAGCAGTTCGTGAAGGCTCTCAAGCGGCGTGGCAAGCTATAGGGTCCTGATCAAGTCTTCCGCGGCCGAGGAGATCGAGGCCGTTGATCAAAAGAAGGACCGTCAGCGCATCGTGGCCGGCATCCGTTCGCTGGCCGATGATCCTCGGCCGCCTGGTTGCGAGAAGCTCGCCAGCGAGGCCGACCGGTATCGTATAAGAGTGGGCCGGTATCGAGTCATCTACTCAGTCGGGGACGGGGAGCTGCTCGTCGTTGTGGTCCGGGTTGGGCATCGCAAGGACGTCTATCGATGAGTTGCGAGAGGATGTCCTCGAGGCGCTCGAGCTCCGGCACGCTCGTAGACGACGCGGCCACCCGCGACGGTGAGGTCGGCCACGATGCCCGGCAGGCGCTCCTCGGGCACCGTCGGGATGTGCGAGCTCCACGATTTCACGAGCATCACGTCCGAGGACCTCACCGAAGTGTTCGCCACCGCCGCAAGGAAGCCAAGGCCATGGCCGCGGCCAATCCCGTGCTGGGCCGGCTCCACGACCACCCGGATCTGCCGATCCCCGTCGTCGAGACTCCGGACTGCTTCGACATCGCGGTCGTGGACGGTGCCGCCGGGCGGGGCGCCTACTTCTATGGCGCGGGCGAGCCCGTCACGATGCCCGTCGAGGAGTGATCCGGCCGGCGAGCACCTGAGCCCCGCGGACCCTTAGGGGACCAGCACGATCTTGCCGTGGTGGCCCGGCTCCATCACCGCCTCATGGCTGCGCGCCGCCTGGGCGAGCGGCAGCTCC
This genomic window contains:
- a CDS encoding amidohydrolase family protein; this translates as MKDGLRFVDCDMHIMEPPDLFEKYLDPTFRSRVSLPIGADGRPKRGTIVIDGLPTTMDAELQQHRKRRQPGPSHSTQPLSGSRAYGDTGPLDFAIKRDYDPVAQLIGMEMEGVDIAVLYPTTGLSLLARDNMDPQLSLALCQAYNNWIHEFCRHSPDRLKFVAMLPPHEVHLACAELLRCVRELGAVGSFVRPNLVNGHYWHSNYWDPLYSMHEALDVTWGFHEGTGAWYSHMNVLYGENRFYRHVASHWIEMQQALIAMIVGGVFEFHPKLRVGFLEAQNSWVPGLLSRIEWDYPQYRDSHAPYLALTPKEYFRRNCWAAVEGSEPEIEATAGLIGGDRMCVSTDYPHFDSNFPNVSSNVLSRVPREIAAQILLGGAGLYAFTEAHFAKADAAAKRAPAAVPVGA
- a CDS encoding CopG family transcriptional regulator; the encoded protein is MTNPKRATVYFDADIHRALRLRAAASDQSISDMVNEAVKLTLAEDAEDLAAFGERKREPNLDFEQFVKALKRRGKL
- a CDS encoding type II toxin-antitoxin system RelE/ParE family toxin; the encoded protein is MASYRVLIKSSAAEEIEAVDQKKDRQRIVAGIRSLADDPRPPGCEKLASEADRYRIRVGRYRVIYSVGDGELLVVVVRVGHRKDVYR
- a CDS encoding NAD(P)-dependent oxidoreductase; this encodes MAVSVGFIGVGNMGNPMAGNVLKALFPMTVFDTNPKAMENLVEAGARRAGSAREVVDQSEIVLTSLPASPDVEAMYLEPGGLVERAKPGTILIDLSSVLPSTPRKIEPRAKARGVYFLEAPVSGGVSGARAATLAIMVGGDAEPLARAQPVLRAIGPNIFHVGPVGAGNTMKAINNMMACVNGVAMMEGLVLGVKAGLDPMTIYEVVKASSGGSKALERIPRALIPRNFEPGFKVALMNKDLETFNTIAKELHVPVSFSNVAQRYQQAAMAAGLAEQDTSVVLTIIERLAVAQVPRGEPPKE
- a CDS encoding alpha/beta hydrolase, whose amino-acid sequence is MLWVKTFRLAVIIVIIGGLLMPARAAESPQTRQLRVNGADLSYLDEGTGAPVVFVHGSFADLRFWEPQRQAIAQQYRFIAYTRRYHGTTPWADEGGNYSAATHAADLTAFIRQLNGGTVHLVALSYGGLLATLVASEHPELLRSVTLAEPIIGALLANTPEGKSALADQGKTVAAVAGAVKAGDSVQASKLFFEAANNQGAGALEKQPEAIRRMILDNARTVPLMIAAPAAPAVSCASLGGVKVPTFVVGGEQTARFYSLINEEVVRCTPGSRMVRIPHATHWMSMQNPAAFNEALLQFLAQH